One region of Gigantopelta aegis isolate Gae_Host chromosome 7, Gae_host_genome, whole genome shotgun sequence genomic DNA includes:
- the LOC121377358 gene encoding palmitoyltransferase ERF2-like — MELPVTTRVNFTSVDNSISGHYNDMQPTSLMGKLRDHYYNKGKPKTAHAKHFARCLFLFEAFTQLYTTLTHLIPYCYSEYDPWTQYYLKVLVFYMFAMAMANWLCVTLYDTSVPRTRDRPYLFASGSTDSPPEHFIPRLEKNQNGHVSSEYDSDEKDRMPWKYCEICRLWAPPRAHHCDFCKVCILKRDHHCFFVGNCIGFRNQRYFVVLSLYMVVIGLWGGYLTAAYIAGNYWAEATCWDFLLPVTITKLLLGYMDLLYALVIFQSYCLWFFGSVAVFYFLSQMSIIAQGLTLYELAKNIPIKNNSRVSQNMRSVFGDFWALNFLFPAQILFKQREDGTRWECVKLLHNNNNVKQSL; from the coding sequence ATGGAGTTACCGGTCACCACTCGAGTGAACTTCACCTCCGTCGACAACAGCATTAGCGGCCACTACAACGACATGCAGCCGACGTCGCTGATGGGCAAACTGCGCGACCACTACTACAACAAGGGGAAGCCCAAGACAGCTCACGCCAAACACTTCGCCCGCTGCCTGTTTCTGTTTGAGGCGTTCACGCAGCTGTACACGACGCTGACGCACCTCATCCCGTACTGCTACAGCGAGTACGACCCCTGGACGCAGTACTACCTCAAAGTGCTCGTCTTCTACATGTTCGCCATGGCCATGGCCAACTGGCTGTGCGTCACCCTGTACGACACGTCCGTGCCCAGGACGAGGGACCGGCCCTACCTATTCGCCAGTGGCAGCACCGACAGTCCGCCCGAACACTTCATACCGAGGCTGGAGAAGAACCAGAACGGTCACGTGTCCTCTGAATACGACTCGGACGAGAAGGACCGGATGCCGTGGAAGTACTGCGAGATCTGTCGGCTGTGGGCCCCGCCCCGCGCCCACCACTGCGACTTCTGCAAGGTGTGCATCCTCAAGAGAGACCACCATTGTTTCTTCGTTGGAAACTGCATCGGCTTCAGAAACCAGAGGTACTTCGTCGTGCTGTCGCTCTACATGGTGGTCATCGGTCTTTGGGGAGGCTACTTGACGGCGGCTTACATCGCCGGAAACTACTGGGCGGAAGCCACCTGCTGGGATTTCCTACTTCCGGTGACCATCACGAAACTGCTGCTGGGGTACATGGACTTGCTCTACGCGCTCGTAATATTTCAGTCGTACTGTCTGTGGTTTTTCGGGTCTGTGGCCGTGTTTTACTTCCTCAGTCAGATGAGCATCATAGCGCAGGGACTGACGCTGTACGAGCTAGCCAAGAACATCCCCATCAAAAACAACTCGAGAGTCTCGCAGAATATGCGCAGTGTGTTCGGAGACTTCTGGGCACTGAACTTCCTGTTTCCGGCTCAGATCCTCTTTAAACAGAGGGAGGATGGAACGAGGTGGGAATGCGTCAAGCTACTGCATAACAACAATAATGTCAAACAGAGTCTTTag